The genomic segment GACCCGAACGAGTGGAACTACGTCTCGTTGAACGACGGGAAGTGCGGGGTGCTGATGCCCGGCCGCGCGGAGCCGGACCGGCTGTTCCAACCGCTCGCGGGGCTGGTTCAGATGACCGAGGTCCGGCGCGCCCGGACCGCGACCGACGACCCGGAGGTACCGGGGTACGTCTACTATGTGGCCGTGAGCCGGGCGAACCCGGACCCGATCAAGCCGGACAACGCGTGGTTCGCGCGCGTCGGCGCGAAGTTGAAAAACGCCGGCGGAAAGTTGCTCGGCGATGACGGCGGGGCCGAGGTCAAGCACCAGGACGTGCCGGGACGCCAGTGGGAGTTTGAACTGGACGGCGGACAGACGCGCATCGTCCGCGTGTTCGTGATTAAGGGGCGCGTGTACTACCTGTCCGCCGAAGGTCCGCGGCTGACCCCGGACCACGAGGACTACGGCGCTCCGTTCTTCGAAAAGTTTTACGTGACCATCAACTGAGTGCCCGTTCTGTGCCAGACGGTCGCCGCCCGTCGGCACGGGACGGTTACGACAGCCCCTCACGCGGACGCCCTGCGTGCCGTAACGGATCGCCGACCACTCACTACTGACCACTTCTCCCATGCAAGTCCGCTCGCTGACCGTGCTCCAGAACTGGGACTGCCACACGTGCGGCGACTGTTGCCGCTCGTACGCGGTGCCCGTGACCGCCGAGGAGCGGGAGCGCATTGAGGGCCAGGGGTGGGAGAAGCTCCCCGACTTCCAGGGCGTGCCGTTCTTCGTTCCGCGCGGCGACGAGTACTATCTGAACAACCGCGCCGACGGCGGGTGCGTGTTTCTCGGCGCGGACAACCTGTGCCGCATTCACGGACAGTTCGGGTCGGCGGCCAAGCCGCTCGCGTGCCGCATCTACCCGTTCCTCCTCGTTCCGGCCGGCGACCACTGGAACGTCGGGGTGCGGATGGCCTGCCCGTCGGCCGCGGAGAACAAGGGCCGCCCGCTGACGGACCAACTGGCCGACGCCCGCGAGTACGCCGCGTTCTTCGAGGCCACCGCCGCGAAGGGCGCGCTCGAGGCGCCCCCGCCCCCGCTGTACGGCTCGAACGTCGTGCCCTGGGGCGACGTGACCCGGATCGCCGCCGCCGTCTCGAAGCTGCTCGCGAACCCGGCCGACCCGTTCGAGCGCCGGTGGCGGAAGGTGCTGTTCATCGTCGGGATGCTGCGCAAGGCCACTTTCGACGGCGGCGGTGACACGAAGAAAGTGGTCACCGGCGGCCGGCTGAGCGAGATGCTGCACGTGATGGGCGAAGCGGCCGAGGATGAGGAGCCGAAGGCGGCCGGCGACGTGAAGCGGCCGGGGTGGGCCGGGCGGACCGTGTTCCGGCAACTCGTCGCGGTGTTCTCCCGCAAGGACCACGGCATGGAGAAGGGCACCGCCCAGCGCGGTGCGGTGAGCCGGTTCTGGTCGGCGGTGCGGTTCGCGGGCGGGCGCGGGTCGGTGCCGAAGGTTCACGCCGTGCTCCCGGACGCGGTCCCGTTCGCGGCGGGCGAAGTGCCGCTCGGCGCGCCGACCGCCGCCGCGACCGCGCTGCTCACGCGGTGGCACCGGGGGAAGGTGGAGTCGCTCCAGTTCTGCGGCGCGCCGAACTTCGGTTTGAGCGTCTGGGAGGGGCTGGAGTCGCTGGCGCTGACGTTCCCGGTCGCCATGTGGCTGGCGCGCGTTTTGATAGCGGGCGGTCGTACGCCGGACGACGCCGTCACGCGTGCCGTGCGCATGGTGGACGACAACTTCGGGTTCAACCCGTTGCTCGGTTCCGCGCGACAGAAGTTCGCGCTGCGCCTCCTGGCGAACCGCGGCGACCTGCCGCGGCTGGTCGCGTGGTACGGCCGGTGACGCGCGGCGTCTCGCAAGTGGTTTCCTGGGACCGCGGCCGTCTCGGCCGCTCTTCCCGATGCGGCCGAGACGGCCGCGGTCCCAGGGGAAGAAGCCGATCGGATCTCAGCTGAAACATCTGGGGGCTTCCCTGCCGTGGCATCTGCTTTGACAGCCGACGACGTGATCCGCCTGCTGAACCTGCAACCGCACCCGGTCGAGGGCGGCTTCTTCCGCGAGACGTACCGCGCCGCCGCGACGCTTCCCGCCGCCGCGCTGGCCGCGCACGGCGCGGACCGCAGCGTGTGCACGGCGATCTACTACCTGCTGAAGCCGGGGCACGTCTCCGAACTCCACGTGCTGCCCGGCGACGAGGTGTTCCACTTCTACCTCGGCGGCCCCGTGCGGATGCTGCAACTCTGGCCGGACGGGAGCGGCCGTGAGGTGGTTCTCGGTTCCGACATTGCCGCGGGGGAAGTGCCGCAGTTGGTGGTGCCCGGCGGCGTGTGGCAGGGCACGCGCCTCGTCGGCGACACCGGGTTCGCGCTGCTCGGGTGCACCGTCGCGCCGGGGTTCGATTACGCGGACTACCGCGGCGCGAGTCGGGCCGAACTCACCGCGAAGTGGCCGGCGGTCGCCGCACAGATCGCGGCGCTGACGCCGCGGGGTTGATCGAGCCGATCATCCTCGCTGGAACCGCCGCCACA from the Frigoriglobus tundricola genome contains:
- a CDS encoding YkgJ family cysteine cluster protein yields the protein MQVRSLTVLQNWDCHTCGDCCRSYAVPVTAEERERIEGQGWEKLPDFQGVPFFVPRGDEYYLNNRADGGCVFLGADNLCRIHGQFGSAAKPLACRIYPFLLVPAGDHWNVGVRMACPSAAENKGRPLTDQLADAREYAAFFEATAAKGALEAPPPPLYGSNVVPWGDVTRIAAAVSKLLANPADPFERRWRKVLFIVGMLRKATFDGGGDTKKVVTGGRLSEMLHVMGEAAEDEEPKAAGDVKRPGWAGRTVFRQLVAVFSRKDHGMEKGTAQRGAVSRFWSAVRFAGGRGSVPKVHAVLPDAVPFAAGEVPLGAPTAAATALLTRWHRGKVESLQFCGAPNFGLSVWEGLESLALTFPVAMWLARVLIAGGRTPDDAVTRAVRMVDDNFGFNPLLGSARQKFALRLLANRGDLPRLVAWYGR
- a CDS encoding cupin domain-containing protein; its protein translation is MASALTADDVIRLLNLQPHPVEGGFFRETYRAAATLPAAALAAHGADRSVCTAIYYLLKPGHVSELHVLPGDEVFHFYLGGPVRMLQLWPDGSGREVVLGSDIAAGEVPQLVVPGGVWQGTRLVGDTGFALLGCTVAPGFDYADYRGASRAELTAKWPAVAAQIAALTPRG